Proteins from a genomic interval of Amycolatopsis sp. cg13:
- a CDS encoding TetR/AcrR family transcriptional regulator, producing MTGRRRWSTDEILDTAADLLRTSDAESFSVRKLAAALGTDPSSLYRHFRNKTELLRAVADRILLAAMDGYRPEGDWKQRITALSLRLHAAFGEQPQLATVWGRYASGGTGSRLVMEELLQALRASGLPDEQVPVRYHRIVLLLAALIASEAGISTITAEEYEQGLEQFRVAVLGADPERFPALAFFAREVRPLGADRHAAFEEILAAQLAQIEAEIS from the coding sequence ATGACGGGCCGCAGGCGATGGTCGACCGACGAAATCCTGGACACGGCGGCGGACCTGCTGCGCACGAGCGACGCCGAGTCGTTCAGCGTCCGCAAACTCGCCGCGGCGCTCGGGACTGATCCGTCAAGCCTCTACCGGCATTTCCGCAACAAGACCGAACTGCTGCGCGCCGTCGCCGACCGGATTCTCTTGGCCGCCATGGACGGCTACCGCCCCGAAGGCGACTGGAAGCAGCGCATCACCGCACTGAGCCTGCGCCTGCACGCGGCCTTCGGCGAGCAGCCCCAGCTGGCGACAGTGTGGGGCCGCTACGCCTCCGGCGGCACCGGATCCCGGCTGGTCATGGAGGAACTGCTGCAGGCCCTGCGCGCGTCCGGGCTGCCCGACGAGCAGGTCCCGGTGCGCTACCACCGCATCGTGCTTCTCCTGGCCGCGCTGATCGCGTCCGAGGCAGGCATCAGCACCATCACCGCCGAGGAGTACGAACAGGGCCTGGAACAGTTCCGCGTCGCGGTGCTCGGCGCCGATCCCGAACGGTTTCCCGCGTTGGCCTTCTTCGCCCGCGAGGTCCGCCCTCTCGGCGCGGACCGGCACGCTGCCTTCGAAGAAATCCTGGCCGCGCAGCTCGCTCAGATCGAGGCCGAGATTTCCTGA
- a CDS encoding transglutaminaseTgpA domain-containing protein, which produces MTTTAPRPSGAPPIPHTPTPQPTDPPPAWRSSVLPPIAAGLATLCAATSLTSVVSGWAWFGYLFVAVVLVAGTGLALRSLRAPTVVAGFGQLLVLLFLITGAFTTQGVLTIFPGPTAFGELQATLTAAADQIRIGLPPVDSTQPILCLVTIAVGLVAVLVDTLAVAAAAPAATGLVLLCVYAVPAALSDELMPWWTFVLGAGAFACLLALDGNHRHRRWRNRDAPGSGSMLRLAQAPVAVVSSAIVLGLLGGGITMVGTVGKIPFGSGPGGDGDGTGGFGIAPFTQLRGLLDQGQNTELFQVRGLGADRRLMRAFTLDTYTPNKGWGLRAGGQAQSGVLANSTLPAAPGDDGTGVSRQIQIQPTRWVDNWLPVYGAPRALRGVPPQWLYDRVSGSVFTTASEPAPAYVETASLKEPTADELRDAAPKSDEVPALYTRIGQVDRRVSALTDQLTAGKTNNFDRATALWQYFSAQNGFVYDTKTADATDADALADFILKGKRGYCEQYASAMAVMLRVAHIPARVAIGFTPGVTKGDYQSISSQDAHAWVEAYFGDKGWVSFDPTPLADGRGIVPPYLEQNTHNPQQPNATDDLPKAPRSTAPSTGASADKTHDQAAPAAPADTTPDDSWLTWLALALAVLGAAAVAAAYFLRRRPRPGLTPSGVPPGAAPDGNVLVRNPVTAPTPLHLAALWLPLTGAVLLVAAIGLLAGTVSWWFALVVVLILAATGGPAAIRDLVRRRHLQTIATHSPGAADAAWRELKAECADRDLPIADSDTVRVAGGKIAERHRLDEPGREALRTVLGAVEHSWYSDEPAPDATLEPAFGQLRDSLRRTAPLSMRGRLFPRSVLRRRR; this is translated from the coding sequence ATGACCACCACCGCTCCCCGCCCGTCCGGCGCGCCGCCGATCCCGCACACCCCCACCCCGCAGCCCACCGATCCGCCGCCCGCGTGGCGGAGCAGCGTGCTGCCGCCGATCGCCGCCGGGCTCGCGACGCTGTGCGCGGCCACGTCGCTGACCAGCGTCGTTTCCGGATGGGCCTGGTTCGGGTACCTCTTCGTGGCCGTCGTGCTCGTCGCGGGCACCGGCCTGGCGCTGCGCTCGCTGCGCGCGCCCACCGTCGTCGCCGGGTTCGGGCAGCTGCTCGTGCTGCTGTTCCTCATCACCGGGGCGTTCACGACGCAGGGCGTCCTCACGATTTTCCCCGGCCCCACCGCTTTCGGCGAACTGCAGGCCACGCTCACCGCGGCGGCCGACCAGATCCGGATCGGCCTCCCGCCGGTCGACAGCACGCAGCCGATCCTGTGTCTGGTCACGATCGCGGTCGGCCTGGTCGCGGTGCTGGTCGACACGCTCGCCGTCGCCGCCGCAGCGCCCGCGGCGACCGGGCTCGTGCTGCTCTGCGTGTACGCGGTGCCCGCGGCGTTGTCGGACGAACTGATGCCGTGGTGGACGTTCGTGCTCGGCGCGGGAGCCTTCGCCTGCCTGCTCGCCCTCGACGGCAACCACCGGCACCGTCGCTGGCGCAACCGCGACGCGCCCGGGTCCGGCAGCATGCTGCGGCTCGCGCAAGCGCCGGTGGCCGTGGTCAGCTCGGCGATCGTGCTCGGCCTGCTGGGCGGCGGGATCACCATGGTCGGGACCGTCGGCAAGATCCCGTTCGGCTCCGGCCCGGGCGGCGACGGCGACGGGACCGGCGGCTTCGGCATCGCGCCGTTCACGCAGCTGCGCGGACTGCTCGACCAGGGCCAGAACACCGAACTGTTCCAGGTGCGCGGCCTCGGCGCGGACCGGCGGCTGATGCGCGCGTTCACCTTGGACACCTACACCCCGAACAAGGGCTGGGGCCTGCGCGCCGGCGGCCAGGCGCAGTCCGGCGTGCTCGCGAACAGCACGCTGCCCGCCGCGCCCGGCGACGACGGCACCGGAGTGTCGCGGCAGATCCAGATCCAGCCGACGCGCTGGGTCGACAACTGGCTGCCGGTCTACGGAGCCCCGCGCGCGCTCCGGGGCGTGCCGCCGCAGTGGCTGTACGACCGGGTCAGCGGCTCGGTGTTCACCACGGCGAGCGAACCCGCGCCGGCGTACGTGGAAACCGCGTCGCTGAAGGAGCCGACCGCCGACGAACTGCGGGACGCCGCGCCGAAATCCGACGAGGTGCCCGCGCTGTACACGCGGATCGGCCAGGTCGACCGGCGGGTCTCGGCGCTGACCGACCAGCTCACCGCGGGCAAGACGAACAACTTCGACCGGGCCACCGCGCTGTGGCAGTACTTCAGCGCGCAGAACGGTTTCGTGTACGACACGAAGACCGCCGACGCCACCGACGCCGATGCGCTCGCCGACTTCATCCTCAAGGGAAAACGGGGCTACTGCGAGCAATACGCGTCGGCGATGGCGGTGATGCTGCGGGTCGCGCACATCCCCGCGCGCGTGGCGATCGGCTTCACCCCCGGCGTCACCAAGGGCGACTACCAGTCGATCAGCTCGCAGGACGCGCACGCGTGGGTCGAGGCGTACTTCGGGGACAAGGGCTGGGTCAGCTTCGACCCGACGCCGCTCGCCGACGGACGCGGCATCGTCCCGCCGTACCTCGAGCAGAACACCCACAACCCGCAACAGCCCAACGCGACCGACGACCTCCCGAAGGCCCCGCGCTCGACCGCCCCGTCCACCGGCGCGTCGGCCGACAAGACCCACGACCAGGCTGCTCCCGCCGCGCCCGCGGACACCACTCCCGACGACAGCTGGCTGACCTGGCTCGCGCTGGCCCTGGCCGTCCTCGGCGCCGCGGCCGTCGCGGCCGCTTACTTCCTGCGCCGCCGCCCCCGGCCCGGCTTGACCCCGTCCGGTGTCCCGCCGGGTGCCGCGCCCGACGGCAACGTGCTGGTCAGAAACCCGGTCACCGCACCGACTCCGCTGCACCTGGCCGCCTTGTGGCTGCCGCTGACCGGAGCCGTCCTGCTGGTCGCCGCGATCGGCCTGCTCGCCGGGACCGTGTCGTGGTGGTTCGCCTTGGTCGTCGTGCTGATCCTGGCGGCGACCGGTGGTCCCGCCGCGATCCGGGACCTGGTGCGCCGCCGGCACCTCCAGACGATCGCGACGCACTCCCCCGGCGCGGCCGACGCGGCGTGGCGCGAGCTGAAGGCCGAATGCGCGGACCGGGACCTGCCGATCGCCGACAGCGACACGGTCCGCGTGGCCGGCGGAAAGATCGCCGAACGCCACCGCCTGGACGAGCCTGGCCGGGAGGCTTTGCGCACCGTGCTGGGCGCGGTGGAACACAGCTGGTACAGCGACGAACCGGCCCCGGACGCGACGTTGGAGCCTGCCTTCGGGCAGCTGCGGGACAGTCTGCGCCGGACCGCGCCGTTGTCGATGCGGGGCCGGTTGTTCCCCCGGTCAGTGCTTCGCCGACGGCGGTGA
- a CDS encoding alpha/beta hydrolase, protein MSELAAEIRPPEPDFSVITTEELLVYREAENRFRASGAARAILGEPHPDAAIEWREIALPGRDLPVRVYRPARDRTGLPLVVHVHGGGFVGTAVQCDWTNSHLAARLPAVVVSVEHRLLAPDSPLANAADDGWDVLRHVVRQAAEWGVDPGRAAVFGESCGALISALTAVRARDAGLELKAQVLVNPVADVTETMFDYPSIAEYAYRPSRALPLLQLFQRLAIPQGADASAVSPLSTEDLSGLAPALVVVPTQDAVANHGRRYAERLHEAGTSVRLTEYPGAKHAFLTLPGVEPQAEAAQAEILAFLRAALAE, encoded by the coding sequence ATGAGCGAACTCGCTGCCGAGATCCGACCGCCGGAGCCGGATTTCTCGGTGATCACGACCGAGGAGCTGCTGGTTTACCGCGAGGCGGAGAACCGCTTCCGGGCCTCGGGCGCGGCGCGGGCGATTCTCGGGGAGCCGCATCCTGATGCCGCGATCGAGTGGCGAGAGATCGCGCTGCCTGGCCGCGACCTTCCGGTGCGGGTCTATCGGCCCGCGCGAGACCGAACCGGACTGCCGTTGGTGGTCCATGTCCACGGCGGTGGCTTCGTAGGCACGGCCGTGCAGTGCGACTGGACCAACAGTCACCTCGCCGCACGGCTGCCCGCGGTCGTCGTTTCGGTCGAACACCGCCTGCTTGCTCCCGACAGTCCGCTCGCGAACGCTGCCGACGACGGCTGGGATGTGCTTCGCCACGTGGTGCGGCAGGCTGCGGAGTGGGGCGTCGACCCGGGGCGCGCGGCTGTGTTCGGGGAGAGTTGCGGAGCGCTGATCAGCGCGCTGACGGCCGTCCGCGCCAGGGACGCCGGGCTGGAACTCAAAGCGCAAGTGCTGGTCAACCCGGTCGCGGATGTCACCGAGACGATGTTCGACTACCCCTCGATCGCCGAATACGCGTACCGCCCGAGCCGGGCCCTGCCGCTGCTGCAGCTTTTCCAGCGGCTGGCCATCCCACAAGGAGCCGACGCCAGCGCTGTTTCACCACTGTCCACAGAGGACTTGAGCGGGCTCGCCCCGGCGCTTGTGGTGGTGCCGACTCAGGACGCGGTCGCCAACCACGGCCGCCGGTACGCCGAGCGACTGCACGAGGCGGGAACCTCGGTGCGGCTCACCGAATATCCCGGTGCCAAGCACGCGTTCCTCACGCTGCCCGGCGTGGAGCCGCAGGCCGAGGCCGCTCAGGCGGAGATCCTCGCGTTCCTCCGCGCTGCCCTGGCGGAGTGA
- a CDS encoding DUF58 domain-containing protein has protein sequence MLRALSGLTTRGRCLLAAGIAAAVCSLVLNERDLLRVAVFVVALPLLVAAYISATRLRLGAARTLRPDRVAAGSTGEVDLELWRSGRLPGGEVLLEDGVPYALGSRPRFVVERLPHDRRVLLRYPLRPGMRGIQQVGPLRATITDPFGLCEFERELIGHSRLVVVPRVVPLWGLPGGAGAGAGDDGSVRLHSGQGEPDVIVRHYRTGDDMRKVHWRSTARRDEIMVRIEERPWRGGTTVLLDHRAAAHHGSGPTASLEWAVSFAASVSLHLRRTGHRVRLVTEHGVALADSPGDGGEGYDNLVLDALAALQPAHQRDVTLGHDPAEGQELIAILGTVSAESVHELTRYRARGVRSLAVLLDTPTWAGSASPDHLAAATKESAELLRGAGWGVVVAGPKTPMPEVWGLLCRAGTHRSTVIGGTR, from the coding sequence ATGCTGCGCGCGCTGTCCGGCCTCACCACCCGAGGCCGTTGCCTCCTCGCCGCCGGGATCGCGGCCGCGGTGTGCTCGCTGGTGCTCAACGAACGCGACCTGCTGCGGGTCGCGGTGTTCGTGGTCGCCCTGCCTCTGCTGGTCGCCGCCTACATCTCGGCCACCCGGCTCCGTCTCGGCGCGGCCAGGACGCTGCGCCCGGACCGGGTGGCGGCGGGCTCGACCGGCGAGGTCGACCTGGAGCTGTGGCGCAGCGGACGGCTGCCCGGCGGCGAGGTGCTGCTCGAGGACGGCGTGCCGTACGCGCTGGGCTCCCGGCCGCGGTTCGTGGTCGAACGGCTGCCGCACGACCGGCGCGTGCTGCTGCGGTATCCGCTGCGGCCGGGCATGCGCGGAATCCAGCAGGTCGGCCCGTTGCGCGCGACGATCACCGACCCGTTCGGGCTGTGCGAGTTCGAGCGGGAGCTGATCGGCCATTCGCGGCTGGTCGTCGTGCCGCGCGTGGTGCCGTTGTGGGGTCTGCCCGGCGGCGCCGGGGCGGGAGCGGGCGACGACGGAAGCGTCCGGCTGCATTCCGGGCAGGGCGAGCCGGACGTGATCGTGCGGCATTACCGCACCGGCGACGACATGCGGAAAGTCCACTGGCGTTCGACCGCGCGCCGCGACGAGATCATGGTCCGCATCGAGGAACGCCCTTGGCGCGGCGGCACAACTGTGTTGCTGGACCACCGCGCGGCGGCGCACCACGGCAGCGGCCCGACGGCGAGCCTGGAGTGGGCGGTGTCGTTCGCCGCTTCGGTGTCGCTGCATCTGCGGCGGACCGGGCACCGGGTCCGGCTGGTGACCGAGCACGGCGTCGCCCTCGCGGACTCTCCCGGCGACGGCGGCGAAGGCTACGACAACCTGGTGCTCGACGCGCTGGCCGCACTTCAGCCGGCGCACCAGCGAGACGTGACGCTCGGCCACGATCCGGCCGAAGGACAGGAACTGATCGCGATCCTGGGCACGGTGAGCGCGGAATCGGTGCACGAGCTGACCCGGTACCGGGCGCGCGGCGTCCGCAGCCTCGCCGTTCTCCTGGACACCCCGACCTGGGCGGGTTCGGCCTCGCCGGACCACCTCGCCGCGGCGACGAAGGAATCGGCGGAGCTGCTGCGCGGAGCCGGCTGGGGCGTCGTGGTGGCCGGTCCGAAGACGCCGATGCCCGAGGTGTGGGGGCTGCTGTGCCGTGCGGGCACCCACCGGTCGACGGTGATCGGCGGAACGCGATGA